A window of the Brassica oleracea var. oleracea cultivar TO1000 chromosome C1, BOL, whole genome shotgun sequence genome harbors these coding sequences:
- the LOC106296595 gene encoding monothiol glutaredoxin-S4-like, whose protein sequence is MEKLQKMISEKSVVIFSKNSCCMSHTIKTLFLDFGVNPTIYELDEINRGNEIEQALAQIGCSPTVPAVFIGGQLVGGANQVMSLHLNRSLLPMLKRVGALWL, encoded by the coding sequence ATGGAAAAGCTACAAAAGATGATCTCCGAGAAGTCAGTAGTGATCTTTAGCAAGAACTCGTGCTGCATGTCTCACACAATCAAGACTCTCTTCTTAGACTTTGGTGTAAACCCGACGATCTATGAGTTAGACGAGATCAACAGAGGAAATGAGATAGAGCAAGCATTGGCTCAGATCGGCTGCAGCCCCACTGTGCCGGCGGTTTTCATAGGAGGTCAGCTCGTTGGTGGAGCCAATCAAGTCATGAGTCTTCATCTCAATCGCTCTCTACTTCCAATGCTTAAGCGGGTTGGGGCGTTATGGCTTTGA
- the LOC106333186 gene encoding caffeic acid 3-O-methyltransferase-like: MNSLQKSGGSSNEEEDMLLAMQLCGIEFIAYGVKTARELDLLEIMAKARPLGTHLSTLYLASKAAPNNPDAPMMIDRLLRLLVAYSVCTCKLVKDEKGRESRTYGLGNVGKKFIKDEHGISIAPYVLFHCSHTKGVTWSYLTESILEGGASAWEKAKGALVFEYMKENESLKEDFNESMMSHTTIVMNKILENYDGFESLRDSTLVDVGGGIGTNLGQALSKFPHLKGINFDLPHIVSKAPQIHGVEHIGGDMFDEIPRGQAMLMKWILHDWSDEKCVEILRNCKKAIPETGRVIVIETIVPREVNNTDIATKNALHSDIGMMCLTRGGRERTKEEFEVLAMKGGFKLPNFIYGAYSFWVLELYPK; encoded by the exons ATGAATTCTCTACAAAAATCCGGAGGGTCTTCGAACGAAGAAGAAGATATGTTACTAGCCATGCAACTTTGCGGCATAGAATTCATCGCTTACGGTGTAAAAACTGCAAGAGAATTAGATTTGCTCGAAATTATGGCTAAAGCCCGGCCCCTAGGGACCCATCTCTCAACGTTGTATTTGGCATCAAAGGCTGCACCAAATAATCCAGACGCTCCGATGATGATTGATCGATTGCTACGGCTCCTTGTTGCATATTCGGTGTGCACATGTAAATTAGTGAAAGACGAAAAAGGAAGAGAGTCAAGGACATACGGACTAGGAAACGTTGGAAAGAAGTTCATCAAAGATGAACATGGAATTTCTATTGCGCCCTATGTGCTTTTCCATTGTTCACATACCAAAGGAGTTACATG GTCTTACCTCACGGAGTCAATACTAGAAGGCGGAGCATCGGCGTGGGAGAAAGCTAAAGGGGCATTGGTATTTGAATACATGAAGGAAAATGAAAGTCTCAAGGAAGATTTCAACGAGTCTATGATGAGCCATACGACAATAGTAATGAACAAAATATTAGAGAATTACGATGGGTTTGAGAGTTTGAGGGATTCCACGTTGGTAGATGTAGGAGGTGGCATAGGCACTAATCTTGGCCAAGCACTCTCCAAGTTCCCACATCTGAAAGGTATCAACTTTGATTTGCCTCACATCGTCTCGAAAGCTCCCCAAATTCATG GCGTGGAACATATTGGTGGTGATATGTTTGATGAAATTCCACGAGGCCAAGCCATGTTGATGAAG TGGATACTTCATGATTGGAGCGATGAAAAATGTGTGGAGATATTAAGAAACTGCAAGAAAGCAATACCAGAAACTGGAAGGGTAATCGTAATCGAGACGATAGTCCCTAGGGAAGTAAACAACACTGATATAGCAACCAAGAATGCACTACATTCAGATATAGGGATGATGTGTTTAACGCGTGGGGGCAGAGAGAGAACCAAAGAGGAATTTGAAGTATTAGCTATGAAAGGCGGATTTAAACTCCCAAATTTTATTTATGGTGCTTACTCTTTTTGGGTCCTTGAATTATATCCAAAGTGA
- the LOC106333198 gene encoding caffeic acid 3-O-methyltransferase-like, translated as MNSLQNSGGPSNEEEDMLLAMHLCGIDLIAYAVKTATELDLFEIMAKARPLGTHLSTLDLASKTAPNNPDASVMIDRLLRLLVAYSVCTCKFVKDEKGRESRTCGLGKVGKKFIKDENGVSIASYVLFHCSHTKGVTWSYLTESILEGGASAWERANEPFLFEYMKKTENVKEDFNESMMSHTTIVMKKIFENYHGFESMRDCTLVDVGGGLGTSLSQALSKFPHLKCVNFDLPHVVSEAPQIHGVEHIGGDMFDEVPRGQAILMKWILHDWSDEKCVKILRNCKKAVPDSGRVIVIETIIPREVSDTDIATKNALHLDMIMMCLTRGGRERTKEEFEVLAMKAGFKLPNFIYGAYSFWVIELYTN; from the exons ATGAATTCTCTACAAAATTCCGGAGGACCTTCGAACGAAGAAGAGGATATGTTACTAGCCATGCACCTTTGCGGCATAGATCTCATTGCTTACGCTGTAAAAACCGCAACAGAATTAGATTTGTTCGAGATAATGGCTAAAGCCAGGCCCTTAGGGACCCATCTCTCAACGTTGGATTTGGCTTCAAAGACTGCACCAAATAATCCAGACGCTTCGGTGATGATTGATCGATTGCTACGCCTCCTTGTTGCATATTCGGTGTGCACATGTAAGTTCGTGAAAGACGAAAAAGGAAGAGAGTCAAGGACATGCGGACTAGGAAAAGTTGGAAAGAAGTTCATTAAGGATGAAAATGGAGTTTCTATCGCATCCTATGTGCTTTTCCATTGTTCACATACCAAGGGAGTTACATG GTCTTACCTCACGGAGTCGATACTAGAAGGCGGAGCATCCGCATGGGAGAGAGCTAATGAGCCATTTTTATTTGAATACATGAAGAAAACTGAGAATGTCAAGGAAGATTTCAACGAGTCGATGATGAGTCATACGACAATAGTAATGAAAAAAATATTTGAGAACTACCATGGGTTTGAGAGTATGAGGGATTGCACATTGGTAGATGTAGGAGGTGGGCTAGGCACTAGTCTCTCCCAAGCTCTCTCCAAGTTCCCACATCTTAAATGTGTCAACTTTGACTTGCCTCACGTCGTCTCAGAAGCTCCCCAAATTCATG GCGTGGAACATATTGGTGGTGATATGTTTGATGAAGTTCCAAGAGGCCAAGCTATATTGATGAAG TGGATACTTCATGATTGGAGCGATGAAAAATGCGTGAAGATATTAAGAAACTGTAAGAAAGCAGTACCAGACTCTGGAAGGGTAATCGTAATCGAAACGATAATCCCACGGGAAGTATCCGACACTGATATAGCAACCAAGAACGCACTGCATTTAGATATGATTATGATGTGTTTAACGCGTGGGGGCAGAGAGAGAACGAAAGAGGAATTTGAAGTATTAGCTATGAAAGCTGGATTTAAGCTCCCAAATTTTATCTATGGTGCTTATTCTTTTTGGGTCATTGAATTATACACAAATTGA